In bacterium, a single window of DNA contains:
- the atpA gene encoding ATP synthase subunit alpha, translating to MALRPEEVSTILQQEIEKYNQDLKMESVGTVLQVGDGVARIYGLEDAAALELLSFPDAPDGSKVYGIVLNLEEDSVAAAILGYSGHIKEGMQVHRTERIASVPVGEGVIGRVVNAVGEPIDGKGPIPSSETRPIEKVAEGIIQRQPVKEPLQTGIKAIDSMIPIGRGQRELIIGDRQTGKTAVLVDAILNQKGTGVKCIYVAVGQKKSTVAQVIRTFEEYGAMEYTTVVVASASDPAPMQFIAPYAGAAMGEFFTFNGGHVLCCYDDLSKQAVAYRELSLLLRRPPGREAYPGDVFYLHSRLLERACKLSNEMGAGSLTALPVIETQAGDISAYIPTNVISITDGQMFLEADLFYAGVRPAINVGISVSRVGGNAQTKMMKKVAGTLRLDLAQYRELAAFAQFGSDLDKATMARLIRGERMVEILKQGQYVPMPVEHQVAIIWAAGQGHLDDIAKEDVRKFEAGFHHYLEHQQSQLLHEMQTRLAIDDEVESLLKKAIAEFKAKYQAGTAEFPASIDFTRHQVIKKTEAVSA from the coding sequence ATGGCCCTGCGACCCGAGGAAGTCTCGACGATCCTGCAGCAGGAGATCGAGAAGTACAACCAGGACCTGAAGATGGAGTCGGTCGGCACCGTGCTCCAGGTCGGCGATGGCGTGGCCCGTATTTACGGGCTCGAGGATGCCGCTGCCCTGGAACTGCTGTCGTTCCCCGATGCCCCGGATGGCTCCAAGGTCTACGGCATCGTGCTCAACCTCGAAGAGGACTCTGTAGCCGCCGCGATTCTGGGCTACAGCGGTCACATTAAAGAGGGGATGCAGGTGCACCGCACCGAGCGCATCGCCTCCGTGCCGGTGGGCGAGGGTGTCATCGGGCGCGTCGTGAACGCGGTGGGTGAGCCCATCGATGGCAAAGGTCCGATCCCGTCGTCGGAAACACGTCCGATTGAAAAGGTGGCCGAGGGCATCATCCAGCGCCAGCCGGTGAAGGAGCCGCTCCAGACCGGGATCAAGGCGATTGACTCCATGATCCCCATCGGACGCGGCCAGCGCGAACTGATCATTGGCGACCGCCAGACCGGCAAAACCGCCGTGCTCGTCGATGCCATCCTCAATCAGAAGGGGACTGGCGTTAAGTGCATCTATGTGGCGGTGGGGCAGAAGAAGTCCACGGTCGCGCAGGTGATCCGGACCTTCGAAGAGTACGGCGCGATGGAATACACCACGGTCGTGGTGGCCTCCGCCTCGGACCCGGCCCCCATGCAGTTCATCGCTCCCTACGCCGGTGCGGCGATGGGAGAGTTCTTCACTTTCAATGGCGGCCACGTCCTCTGCTGCTACGACGACCTCTCCAAGCAGGCGGTCGCGTATCGCGAACTCTCGCTCCTCCTCCGCCGTCCCCCGGGCCGCGAGGCGTATCCCGGCGACGTGTTCTATCTCCACAGCCGCCTGCTGGAACGGGCCTGCAAGCTCTCCAATGAGATGGGTGCCGGGTCGCTGACCGCACTGCCGGTGATTGAGACCCAGGCGGGCGACATCTCGGCCTACATCCCGACGAACGTCATCTCCATCACCGATGGTCAGATGTTCCTGGAAGCGGACCTCTTCTACGCTGGTGTCCGCCCGGCCATCAACGTCGGTATCTCCGTCTCCCGTGTGGGTGGAAACGCACAGACCAAGATGATGAAGAAGGTCGCCGGTACGCTCCGCCTCGACCTCGCGCAGTACCGCGAGCTGGCGGCGTTCGCCCAGTTCGGCTCCGACCTCGACAAAGCCACCATGGCCCGGTTGATTCGCGGTGAGCGGATGGTGGAGATCCTCAAGCAGGGGCAGTATGTCCCGATGCCTGTCGAGCACCAGGTGGCCATCATCTGGGCCGCCGGTCAGGGGCATCTGGATGACATCGCCAAAGAGGATGTCCGAAAGTTCGAGGCGGGCTTCCATCATTACCTGGAGCACCAGCAGAGCCAGTTGCTGCACGAGATGCAGACCCGGCTGGCGATTGACGACGAAGTCGAGTCGCTGCTGAAGAAGGCGATCGCTGAGTTCAAGGCGAAGTATCAGGCTGGGACCGCGGAGTTCCCGGCGTCGATTGACTTCACCCGACACCAGGTGATCAAGAAGACCGAGGCAGTGTCGGCCTAA
- the atpH gene encoding ATP synthase subunit delta — protein sequence MSDQIVADRYATALMGLVGPDSATLDRIDDDLDAIGEILATTPSLSAFLENPRIAAADKKGLVQRVFGERVTPAVLQLMLLLIDKHRERELRGIADRFSRMADERRGVEEAEVISAVPLPPEQLQRLTAEVQRFSSHEVRLKTTIDPSILGGVILRLGNRIIDGSVRHRLQELKRTLQAAQVH from the coding sequence ATGTCTGATCAGATCGTTGCCGATCGCTACGCTACCGCGCTGATGGGCCTGGTTGGTCCGGACAGCGCGACGCTGGACCGGATCGATGACGACCTCGACGCGATCGGGGAGATTCTGGCGACCACCCCGTCCCTGAGCGCGTTCCTGGAAAACCCCAGGATCGCTGCTGCAGACAAGAAGGGGCTGGTGCAGCGGGTCTTTGGCGAGCGGGTGACACCGGCGGTCCTGCAGCTCATGCTGCTCCTGATCGACAAGCATCGGGAGCGGGAGTTGCGGGGAATCGCGGATCGCTTTAGCCGGATGGCAGATGAGCGCCGGGGTGTGGAAGAAGCCGAGGTCATCTCGGCGGTTCCTCTCCCGCCGGAGCAGTTGCAGCGGCTCACCGCCGAAGTGCAGCGCTTCAGCAGCCATGAAGTCCGGCTGAAGACCACTATTGATCCGTCCATCCTGGGGGGCGTCATCCTCCGGCTGGGGAACCGGATCATCGATGGCTCCGTACGCCATCGTTTGCAGGAACTGAAGCGGACGCTGCAGGCGGCGCAGGTGCATTAA